The genome window CCGAATTCAATACAAAGCGTGATTAAAGTAAATGAAATTGTTCAAGCAGAAAGAATTTCTAAATATGAGGCTATAAAAAGAGTAGGAATAAGTAGAAGTACTTATTATAAGTATAAAGATTATATAAAACCATTCTTTGAAGGTGGAAAAGAAAAGGTATTTAGTATTTATTTATCTTTAGAGGATAGACCAGGAATTTTAGCAAGAGTTTTAGACATTATAGCAGGAGAACAAATGAATATTTTGACAATTGTACAAAATATAGCTATTGATGGAATAAGTAGAGTAACTATATCGATTCAAACAACAGAAAATTTACTTAGAAAAATTGAAGAGATGTTAGAAAAAATAAGTTCATTAGATTCAGTAAAAGAGTTAAGAGTTATTGGAAGCAACTAAGGAGGAGTAATGAAGTTAGATTTAGAAAGCATAAAAAAATTAGCTAAAAGTATAGAGGAGCACAACCTTTCTGAAATTAGTGTAGAAGTAAATGGAACAAAGCTTACAATGAAAAAAGAGGAACCGAAAGAAGAGATCGCAGCATCAACAGTAAAATATGTTGAGCAAGCAGTTTCTACATCAAATGAAGTTTCGAGTGTAGAAAAATTAGAAACTTTTGAGATAGTAGAGGATGGAATAGAAGTAATATCTCCAATGGTGGGAACATATTATTCAGCACCTTCACCAGAATCAGAGGATTTTGTGAAAATAGGGGATAGAATAGAAGTAGGAGATACTGTATGTATTGTTGAAGCTATGAAAATGATGAATGAAGTTAAATCAACAGTAGCAGGAACAGTTGTTGCATTAAAATCAGAAAATGGAAAAGCTGTTAAAAAAGGAGATGTATTATTTTTAGTAAAATAGAGGAAAGCGAATAGCTTTCCTTTTTCTTCTTTGAAAGCACAGCGTGTTGTTTTTTATAGAGAATTATGGTAGAATATATAAGTATTCAATTTAAAAAAATAAGGAAGGTGTATTGTAAAGTTGGACACGTATCGTGATATTATTATATTATTTGTATTAATTTTACTATCTGGTTTTTTCTCAGCCTCAGAAACAGCGTTAACTTCTTTTAAAACAACAGATTTAGAAGATGTAGAGAAATCGAATAAAAAGACAGCACATTTATTAAAAAAATGGTTAAAAAGTCCAAATGAGATTTTAACAGGAATGCTATTAGGGAATAACATAGTAAATATTTTAGGTTCATCTATAGCCACTGCATTAGCAATTAATATAATGGGAAATTCTCCTAGAAGTTTAGCTATTGTAACAGGAGTAATGACTGTTCTAATACTTATATTTGGAGAAATAACGCCTAAAATTATGGCGAAAAATAATGCTAGATATTTTTCAAAAGTTGTAATAGCACCAATATATTATTTTGGTGTGTTAATGAAACCTTTAGTAAAAATATTGATGTGGACTTCAATTCTAATTGGAAGAATTTTAGGTGTTGAAGTAAAAACTGAAAGCATTATGTTTACAGAGGAAGATTTAATATCTTTCGTGAATGTTGGAGAAGCTGAAGGAATTATTGAAGAGGAAGAGAAAGAGATGATTCATTCTATCGTTGGATTAGGTGAAACTAATGCAAAAGAGATAATGACTCCGAGAACTTCGATGTTTGCAGTAGAGGGGAATAAGACATTAGATGATATTTGGGATGAGATGATCGAAGCCGGATTTTCAAGAATTCCAGTTTATGAAGAAACAATCGATAACATAATAGGAGTTTTATATACAAAAGACGTATTAAACTATTTAAAAGCAAATAGTACTAATACTCAGGTAAAAGAATTAGTAAGGGAAGCTTATTATGTTCCTGAAACTAAATCAATAATTGAGATTCTTCAAGAATTTAAGAGTAAAAAAGTTCATATTGCATTGGTTTTAGATGAGTATGGAGGAATTGGTGGAGTTTTAACAATAGAAGATCTATTAGAAGAGATTGTCGGAGAGATTCGTGATGAGTTTGATCATGAAGAGGAAGAGACGATAAAAGAGATTGATGAAAATAGATATGAAGTAGATGCAATGTTAGATATAGAAACAATTAATAAAAATTTAGCGATAGAACTTCCAATATCTGAAGATTACGAGAGTTTAGGTGGATTACTTATGTCTGAACTTGGGAAAATACCATCGATTGGTGATATTGTTGAGTTTGAAGATGTAAAATTAGTTGTTATTCAAGTCGAAAAGATGAGAGTATCTAAGGTAGAGATACAAAGAGGGGAATAATAATGAAGAGAATAAAAGCCAGTTTTTATAGCGGATTGATTGCGATATTACCAATAGTTATCACGGTTTATATATTTAACTGGATATTTCAATTATTCTTAGGATTATTACAAGATTCATTTGTAACGGTAGCAATAAGAAGTCTAGTAATACACGCAGGTTTAGGAAAAGAACAAGATTTGCATTTGTATACTCAAATCTTAATAAATGTATTATCTTTTATAACAGTTATTTTAACATTAATAATAATTGGAACTGCTATGAGAGTATTTTTATTCAAAAAAATTGGTACATTTTTAAATAATCTATTAGCTAGAATTCCGCTATTTAGTCAGATTTACAGTACAATAACACAAATAATATCACTATTTGCTTCTGATAGACAGAAGTCTTATCAGAAAGTGGTTATGTTTGAGTATCCTAGAAAAGGGATTTATAGTATAGGGTTTATGACTGCAAGTAGTAATCATTTAGCTGAAGAAGTAACTGAAGAAGAGATGTGTAATGTGTTTTTACCAACTTCTCCTAATCCAACATCAGGAATGTTTATAATATTAAGAAAATCTGAAGTGAAAATTTTAGATATAAAAGTAGATGATGCGATAAAACTTATAATTTCAGGAG of Cetobacterium sp. ZOR0034 contains these proteins:
- a CDS encoding ACT domain-containing protein, coding for MEKKEFYIVDKRILPNSIQSVIKVNEIVQAERISKYEAIKRVGISRSTYYKYKDYIKPFFEGGKEKVFSIYLSLEDRPGILARVLDIIAGEQMNILTIVQNIAIDGISRVTISIQTTENLLRKIEEMLEKISSLDSVKELRVIGSN
- the accB gene encoding acetyl-CoA carboxylase biotin carboxyl carrier protein gives rise to the protein MKLDLESIKKLAKSIEEHNLSEISVEVNGTKLTMKKEEPKEEIAASTVKYVEQAVSTSNEVSSVEKLETFEIVEDGIEVISPMVGTYYSAPSPESEDFVKIGDRIEVGDTVCIVEAMKMMNEVKSTVAGTVVALKSENGKAVKKGDVLFLVK
- a CDS encoding hemolysin family protein is translated as MDTYRDIIILFVLILLSGFFSASETALTSFKTTDLEDVEKSNKKTAHLLKKWLKSPNEILTGMLLGNNIVNILGSSIATALAINIMGNSPRSLAIVTGVMTVLILIFGEITPKIMAKNNARYFSKVVIAPIYYFGVLMKPLVKILMWTSILIGRILGVEVKTESIMFTEEDLISFVNVGEAEGIIEEEEKEMIHSIVGLGETNAKEIMTPRTSMFAVEGNKTLDDIWDEMIEAGFSRIPVYEETIDNIIGVLYTKDVLNYLKANSTNTQVKELVREAYYVPETKSIIEILQEFKSKKVHIALVLDEYGGIGGVLTIEDLLEEIVGEIRDEFDHEEEETIKEIDENRYEVDAMLDIETINKNLAIELPISEDYESLGGLLMSELGKIPSIGDIVEFEDVKLVVIQVEKMRVSKVEIQRGE
- a CDS encoding DUF502 domain-containing protein, which translates into the protein MKRIKASFYSGLIAILPIVITVYIFNWIFQLFLGLLQDSFVTVAIRSLVIHAGLGKEQDLHLYTQILINVLSFITVILTLIIIGTAMRVFLFKKIGTFLNNLLARIPLFSQIYSTITQIISLFASDRQKSYQKVVMFEYPRKGIYSIGFMTASSNHLAEEVTEEEMCNVFLPTSPNPTSGMFIILRKSEVKILDIKVDDAIKLIISGGVILPPNNKKEN